From a single Cyclobacterium marinum DSM 745 genomic region:
- a CDS encoding DUF7133 domain-containing protein, producing MWIVFFTITGCNTQEKNEPSPALSPQEALKKFEFNEDLTVQLVAAEPLIEDPVFTSFDEEGRLWVVEMRGFMNTIDGHNEQAPNGRISILEDKNGDGEMDKKTIYLDSLILPRALAIVSNGALVAENMALWWTQDLDGDLVADTKVLVDPDYAGSNLPEHAGNGLLRGIDNWYYNAKSRFRYKLKDQRWIKDSTEFRGQWGISQDNYGRLYYNYNWSPLHADLVPPNYFNRNLNHSSTSGIDQGLTSDREIFPVRENLAINRGYIPGTLDKRNRLKEFTSACSPFYYRGDGLPSQYSENVFICEPSGNLIKRNGIKDNEIFIQTSSPDQGRSVIASRDERFRPVSLTSGPDGALYITDMYRGLIQHAAYISSYLKAITINRKLELPTHYGRIWRLTEKNQGNRSVQKLSELKHHELVQKLKHPNGWHRDMAQRLLVEKKDKNTVKILEELALDNKYPLAQIHALWTLEGMGKLDAKVIISLLEIDNSKNPQVTIHALRLAEQFSSENSVYKEVLENSLFKIVRSKNSAISLQLVLSSGNFSPKFNFKVLLVVLEPMIDEPIFRDAALSSLYDHEFSFLQLLLEQKTWQNEGSSRAIFIEMLATAICNKYEPSEMRKLVKILDNSPPSQDWKSLAIFRGMTVASSHHKSPLIRLPKAPLFTTTTEFEKSDLNINQLNQLFDWPGKNNKVDSLKASFNLSNSEKISFAKGRQLYVSTCAGCHGEDGEGVNRMGPPLNNSEWVTGSEKRLAMILIHGLEGPLTVNGVQYQSPEILPIMPSMASLDNGRIANILTYIRNEWNNNAPAVKSGTVAELRLSTQGRVLPWKPEDLLKYEPPVNPLNKP from the coding sequence GTGTGGATAGTCTTTTTCACGATAACAGGCTGCAACACCCAAGAGAAAAATGAACCCTCACCTGCCCTTTCACCTCAAGAAGCACTTAAAAAATTTGAATTTAATGAAGATCTCACCGTCCAGCTTGTGGCAGCTGAACCCTTAATTGAAGACCCTGTTTTTACAAGTTTTGATGAAGAGGGAAGGCTTTGGGTAGTTGAGATGCGAGGTTTTATGAATACCATAGACGGGCATAATGAACAAGCACCAAATGGCAGGATTTCAATCTTGGAAGATAAAAATGGTGACGGGGAAATGGACAAAAAAACCATTTATCTAGATAGCCTAATCTTACCCAGAGCACTTGCCATTGTAAGCAACGGTGCCCTGGTGGCGGAAAATATGGCGCTTTGGTGGACACAAGACCTGGATGGTGATTTAGTAGCAGATACCAAAGTATTGGTAGACCCTGATTATGCAGGAAGCAATTTACCCGAACATGCCGGTAACGGTTTATTGAGAGGAATTGACAATTGGTATTATAATGCAAAATCTCGGTTTCGTTACAAACTTAAAGATCAAAGATGGATCAAAGACAGCACCGAATTTCGTGGTCAATGGGGGATTAGCCAGGATAATTATGGCAGGCTGTATTACAATTACAATTGGTCTCCTTTGCATGCAGATCTAGTTCCCCCTAACTATTTTAATAGAAACCTTAACCATAGCAGTACCTCAGGGATCGATCAAGGTCTTACCTCAGATCGAGAAATTTTTCCGGTCAGAGAAAATTTAGCGATCAACAGAGGTTATATTCCCGGAACACTGGATAAAAGAAACAGACTAAAGGAATTCACATCAGCATGTTCTCCTTTTTACTATAGAGGTGACGGGCTACCATCACAATATTCAGAAAACGTCTTTATCTGTGAACCTTCCGGAAATTTGATTAAAAGGAATGGCATCAAGGATAATGAGATCTTTATCCAAACCAGCTCACCTGATCAAGGCCGGTCAGTGATTGCTTCACGAGATGAGCGCTTTAGACCTGTTAGTTTGACTTCAGGCCCTGATGGCGCCTTGTATATTACCGACATGTACCGTGGCCTGATCCAACATGCCGCCTATATCTCCTCCTATTTAAAAGCAATCACAATTAATAGAAAGCTTGAATTGCCGACACATTATGGCAGAATATGGCGATTAACCGAAAAAAACCAAGGAAACAGATCCGTGCAAAAACTATCTGAACTAAAACACCATGAACTAGTTCAAAAGCTGAAACATCCAAACGGCTGGCACAGGGATATGGCACAAAGGCTGTTGGTAGAAAAAAAAGACAAAAACACAGTAAAAATATTAGAAGAACTTGCCTTAGATAACAAGTATCCATTGGCTCAAATCCATGCTTTGTGGACTTTAGAAGGGATGGGAAAATTAGATGCTAAGGTGATCATTTCCCTTTTGGAGATAGATAATTCTAAAAACCCTCAAGTTACCATCCATGCCCTACGCCTTGCAGAACAGTTTTCTTCAGAAAATTCAGTTTACAAAGAGGTTCTAGAAAATAGCCTGTTTAAAATAGTAAGGAGTAAAAATTCGGCAATAAGCCTCCAATTGGTCTTGAGTTCAGGCAATTTTTCTCCAAAGTTTAATTTTAAGGTGCTCTTGGTTGTTTTGGAACCAATGATTGATGAGCCTATATTTAGGGATGCGGCCCTCAGTAGTTTGTATGATCATGAATTTTCTTTTTTGCAGTTACTATTGGAACAAAAAACATGGCAAAACGAAGGGAGCTCAAGAGCTATTTTTATCGAAATGCTGGCTACAGCCATCTGCAACAAATATGAGCCATCGGAAATGCGAAAATTGGTAAAAATCTTAGATAATAGCCCGCCCTCTCAAGACTGGAAATCATTGGCTATCTTTAGAGGGATGACAGTCGCTTCTTCTCATCATAAAAGTCCCCTCATTCGACTTCCCAAAGCGCCCCTATTCACAACCACTACTGAATTTGAAAAAAGTGATTTAAACATCAACCAATTAAATCAATTGTTTGACTGGCCTGGTAAAAATAATAAAGTAGACAGTCTTAAAGCCAGCTTCAACTTGTCAAATAGCGAAAAAATATCCTTTGCTAAAGGAAGACAGCTCTATGTTAGTACTTGTGCAGGTTGTCACGGAGAAGATGGTGAAGGCGTAAATAGAATGGGTCCACCATTAAACAATTCTGAGTGGGTTACAGGATCTGAAAAGCGACTTGCCATGATTTTAATCCATGGGTTAGAAGGGCCATTAACGGTCAATGGAGTCCAATACCAAAGCCCTGAAATTTTGCCCATAATGCCTTCCATGGCTAGTCTAGACAATGGCAGAATAGCAAATATCCTTACTTATATCAGGAATGAATGGAATAATAATGCACCGGCTGTAAAGAGTGGTACAGTTGCAGAATTAAGACTTTCAACCCAAGGCCGGGTCTTGCCATGGAAACCGGAAGACCTTTTAAAATATGAGCCACCGGTAAACCCGCTGAACAAACCTTAA
- a CDS encoding sugar phosphate isomerase/epimerase family protein has translation MKANTVHTTVPNYSSERRNFIKTASVGLLAMSIPGFPNIFEREKLGIVVHSYGKRWHSSYQSSLYPGFKNASELLNHCHKIGAGGIQVGVKDWSTDFSKKIRDQREKFGMYLEGSIGMPRKEIDLLGFEKQLILAKEAGVKVLRTVSLGPRRYEALHTEEDFIAFKTEATRMLAKVAPILSKHKIKLAIENHKDWRSDELVHLVKNISSEWIGVTLDFGNSIALMELPEHTLQLLAPYVFTTHVKDMAVAPYEKGFLLSEVPLGKGCLALKQIVDTCKKHNPSITFNLEMITRNPLQIPCLTPDYWTTLQQVTASELAKMLTWVNSRKERLPYINALEPEALLAKEEYNVRTSLSYSNENFNL, from the coding sequence ATGAAGGCAAACACCGTACATACAACAGTCCCTAATTATTCAAGTGAGCGTCGCAATTTCATAAAAACTGCAAGCGTGGGGTTATTGGCCATGAGCATCCCTGGCTTTCCTAATATTTTCGAGAGGGAAAAATTGGGTATTGTCGTTCATTCTTATGGAAAAAGATGGCATTCTTCTTATCAAAGTAGCCTTTACCCGGGCTTTAAAAATGCCAGTGAATTGCTAAACCATTGCCATAAAATCGGTGCAGGAGGAATCCAGGTTGGAGTTAAAGATTGGTCAACTGATTTCTCCAAAAAAATAAGAGATCAAAGAGAAAAGTTCGGCATGTACCTTGAAGGTTCCATTGGAATGCCTAGAAAAGAAATTGATCTATTGGGTTTTGAGAAGCAACTCATCTTGGCGAAGGAGGCCGGTGTTAAGGTTTTGAGAACCGTAAGTTTAGGACCTAGAAGATATGAAGCGCTTCATACAGAAGAAGATTTTATAGCGTTCAAAACCGAAGCCACAAGGATGCTAGCAAAAGTTGCCCCTATTTTAAGCAAACATAAAATCAAATTGGCGATTGAAAATCACAAAGATTGGCGCTCCGATGAATTGGTCCACTTGGTGAAAAATATATCAAGTGAATGGATTGGAGTTACCTTGGACTTTGGAAATAGCATTGCTTTAATGGAGCTACCTGAACATACACTCCAACTTTTGGCTCCCTATGTTTTCACTACGCATGTCAAAGACATGGCAGTGGCTCCCTACGAAAAAGGATTTCTATTGTCTGAAGTACCATTAGGGAAAGGTTGCTTAGCACTAAAACAGATTGTAGACACTTGCAAAAAGCACAACCCATCAATCACTTTTAATCTCGAGATGATTACAAGAAACCCGCTACAAATTCCTTGCTTGACACCTGATTATTGGACCACACTCCAGCAGGTGACAGCCTCCGAATTGGCAAAAATGCTAACTTGGGTAAATTCTAGAAAAGAAAGGCTTCCATATATCAATGCTTTAGAACCTGAAGCATTATTAGCCAAAGAGGAATACAATGTACGGACTTCATTGTCATACAGTAATGAAAATTTTAACCTATAA
- a CDS encoding SDR family NAD(P)-dependent oxidoreductase, giving the protein MLDSLPGIKLFDLSKKTAIVTGGSKGLGLAMAAGLASAGANLLIVNRNEKDGFIIAEKIAKTYGVKALAFAADISKEEQTDAMAAFAMENFGSIDILINSAGINIRGAIDEVSLEDFNKVMEVNVTGSWLCSRSVIPHMKAQKSGKIINLASTLGLVGLANRTPYTSSKGAVVQMTRALGIELAPFDIKVNAICPGPFLTEMNIPVADDPATKEFIIGATALGRWGELKEIQGAAIFLASEAANYMTGSLLTVDGGWTAK; this is encoded by the coding sequence ATGTTAGACAGCTTACCAGGAATTAAATTATTTGATCTCAGTAAAAAAACAGCCATTGTCACTGGAGGATCTAAAGGTTTAGGCCTTGCCATGGCGGCAGGGCTTGCCTCTGCCGGAGCAAATCTATTAATTGTGAATAGAAATGAAAAAGACGGCTTTATTATAGCTGAAAAGATTGCGAAAACCTATGGTGTAAAAGCGCTGGCTTTTGCTGCTGACATTTCCAAAGAGGAACAAACCGATGCAATGGCCGCTTTTGCCATGGAAAATTTTGGCAGCATTGATATTTTGATAAACAGTGCCGGTATAAACATTAGAGGGGCGATTGATGAGGTAAGCTTGGAGGATTTTAACAAAGTAATGGAAGTAAATGTCACTGGTTCTTGGCTTTGTAGCCGCTCCGTTATCCCCCATATGAAAGCTCAAAAATCAGGAAAAATAATAAATTTAGCCAGTACTTTGGGTCTTGTAGGTTTGGCCAATCGGACGCCTTACACTTCAAGTAAAGGTGCTGTGGTCCAAATGACCCGTGCATTGGGGATTGAGTTGGCACCATTTGATATTAAGGTTAATGCCATCTGCCCGGGGCCATTTCTCACAGAAATGAATATCCCTGTTGCCGATGATCCTGCTACCAAGGAGTTTATTATTGGTGCCACAGCCTTGGGAAGATGGGGAGAACTCAAAGAAATTCAAGGGGCCGCAATTTTCTTAGCAAGTGAAGCAGCCAATTATATGACGGGATCTCTCCTTACCGTAGACGGTGGTTGGACAGCTAAATAG
- a CDS encoding GntP family permease — protein sequence MLIFILILLVLVIVVVAIIKFEIHPFLALFTGAILYGLLAGMPNALIISSITEGFGGVLGRIGLLILFGVIIGTFLEKSGGAFVIAKKVLSWVGEKSVMLGMMITGYISSIPVFGDSAFIMLNPINKSLSFKGKLPYAATTVALTLGITATHSLVPPTPGPIAAAGILEADLGRIILFGAIISALGLIPCYYFCKYWVSNIHLEPAFAKVDKLGYSGKSPSLGKSFMPIVIPLLLIILSSIAAYPTKPFGENHLTALILFIGNPIIALLLGAFLAFSLPEKLDKKILSSSGWFGEALLIGAPVILITGAGGVFGKMLQNSGIADQISGLMSTGHWSLFLPFAMAFALKSAQGSSTVALVTTASIMVPLMPTLGLDSEVMRVFTVLATGAGAIAVSHANDSFFWAMTQLSGMNIKQGYQSHSLGTLILSITSMVIIFLMASLLA from the coding sequence ATGTTAATCTTTATTTTGATTCTATTGGTGTTGGTCATTGTCGTAGTCGCGATCATTAAATTTGAAATTCATCCTTTTCTCGCTTTATTCACCGGGGCCATATTATATGGGTTATTGGCAGGTATGCCCAATGCACTGATTATTAGCTCAATTACCGAGGGGTTTGGAGGTGTCTTGGGAAGAATAGGTCTACTGATCCTTTTTGGAGTAATTATAGGGACTTTTCTTGAAAAATCCGGAGGTGCTTTTGTTATTGCAAAAAAGGTACTGTCTTGGGTAGGCGAAAAATCAGTGATGCTTGGGATGATGATTACCGGATACATTTCTTCAATTCCTGTGTTTGGCGACAGTGCTTTTATCATGTTGAACCCAATCAATAAATCACTTTCCTTTAAAGGGAAATTGCCTTATGCTGCTACAACAGTTGCCTTAACGTTGGGGATAACTGCCACGCATTCATTGGTTCCACCCACTCCAGGACCTATAGCTGCGGCAGGTATCTTGGAGGCAGATTTAGGGCGAATAATTTTATTTGGTGCGATTATCAGTGCTTTGGGATTGATACCCTGTTACTATTTTTGTAAGTATTGGGTCTCAAATATTCATTTAGAACCGGCCTTTGCTAAGGTGGATAAATTAGGTTATTCCGGGAAAAGCCCATCACTGGGCAAGTCTTTTATGCCAATTGTAATCCCATTGTTGTTAATAATTTTGTCCTCGATTGCAGCTTATCCTACCAAACCCTTTGGGGAAAACCACCTAACTGCCCTTATTTTATTTATTGGGAACCCAATAATTGCCTTACTTTTAGGTGCATTTTTGGCCTTTAGTTTGCCGGAAAAGTTGGACAAAAAGATATTGTCTTCTTCGGGTTGGTTTGGTGAAGCATTATTGATAGGGGCACCTGTGATACTCATCACAGGTGCTGGTGGAGTTTTTGGTAAAATGCTACAAAATTCAGGAATTGCTGATCAGATTAGTGGATTGATGAGTACTGGCCATTGGAGTTTATTCCTTCCTTTTGCTATGGCCTTTGCCTTGAAATCTGCCCAGGGTTCCTCAACTGTAGCTTTGGTGACGACAGCATCTATAATGGTTCCTTTAATGCCCACCTTGGGTTTGGATTCTGAGGTAATGCGCGTATTTACAGTCTTGGCTACAGGGGCTGGGGCCATCGCCGTCTCCCATGCCAATGATAGCTTTTTTTGGGCCATGACCCAATTATCCGGAATGAATATCAAGCAAGGCTACCAATCCCACAGCTTAGGTACCCTTATTCTGTCTATTACTTCTATGGTAATTATATTCCTTATGGCTTCTCTATTGGCATAA
- a CDS encoding peptidylprolyl isomerase — translation MNKLFNCTLLVLLSSSILAQEIEKYLIETEIGEIELVVYPEQAPITVENFRVYVEKELYTNSSFFRVCTPENEADREIRIEVIQGGNVPDSLLLAPIPIETSQKTGIKHVDGTISMARLGPNSAQSSFFICINAQPELDHNGKRNPDGYGFAAFGKVTKGMELVKEIQSEEEVDQYLVNPVKIQSIKRMH, via the coding sequence ATGAATAAATTATTCAATTGTACTCTGCTTGTATTATTAAGCAGCTCAATACTTGCACAGGAAATTGAGAAGTACTTAATAGAGACAGAAATTGGTGAAATTGAGCTTGTTGTATATCCGGAGCAAGCCCCAATAACTGTAGAGAATTTCCGAGTCTACGTGGAGAAAGAACTTTATACCAATTCTAGCTTTTTTAGGGTTTGTACCCCGGAAAACGAAGCGGATAGAGAGATTAGGATAGAAGTGATTCAAGGAGGAAATGTGCCTGATAGTTTATTATTAGCTCCAATACCAATAGAAACAAGCCAAAAAACAGGAATTAAGCATGTTGATGGAACCATTTCTATGGCTAGATTAGGACCTAATAGTGCCCAAAGTTCCTTTTTTATTTGTATAAATGCACAGCCTGAATTGGACCATAATGGAAAGAGAAATCCGGATGGTTATGGATTTGCAGCATTTGGAAAGGTTACAAAGGGGATGGAGCTGGTAAAAGAAATCCAATCAGAAGAGGAAGTGGATCAATACCTTGTAAACCCGGTTAAAATTCAATCCATAAAAAGGATGCATTAA